One region of Rana temporaria chromosome 11, aRanTem1.1, whole genome shotgun sequence genomic DNA includes:
- the LOC120917438 gene encoding uncharacterized protein LOC120917438: protein MEDVESILARVRSAADANGIEWLRAQLSAVLPDLEKMTVPPAPELPHAERSRPPPVRSSSELPPRGRRRPGSPVLDPSAPTAKRTPALWSGGAGRNPLHRRTPGEECGSPPSSSTPSADQRDHVAYPAGVLLAAGAAWRVRESSTSADQIPGATGTATERSRGTTGGGTGAATPKWDCHAASATQSQQTEQRGRRAVASDFFSPQPSEKDRAEEALTTSEDGAEAASDVFTRQPWEEDRAEGALTTSECASDVFSRQPLEEDRAEGAQTTSEDGEEAASDVFSRQPWEEERLEGALTTSEDGAMDASEVFSQRPWEEDRSEGELTTSEDGEEAASEVFSRRPWEEDRAKGKLTTSKEGAEDPGDDPLPGSDTGLQGSVSATVRSGVTGQPGSECLVWILGHNYVVLGAAHAGLNPDGLQLGFPREQVRIKWIGVPGMLWSRVLPEVNHYSRLDRPPDVLLLHVGGNDLGFRTSYDLHMDIKSDFLSLRSSFPKTVVVWSDIVARTSWKLAISVAKLNKARKKINREMTKFFVRNGGLAIRHGDMEKEPQLFLREDGVHLNSVGIDLWCLGLQEGIERALRVWRAAQA, encoded by the exons ATGGAGGATGTGGAGAGCATACTGGCCAGGGTTCGATCGGCTGCGGATGCCAATGGAATAGAATGGCTGCGGGCCCAGCTTTCTGCCGTGCTGCCGGATTTGGAGAAAATGACGGTTCCGCCCGCCCCAGAACTTCCGCACGCTGAGAGGTCACGCCCCCCTCCTGTGCGTTCCAGCTCTGAACTGCCCCCGAGGGGCCGCCGCCGCCCTGGGAGCCCAGTCTTGGACCCTTCGGCCCCCACAGCCAAGAGAACGCCTGCTCTGTGGTCTGGTGGGGCTGGAAGGAATCCCCTTCACAGGCGGACCCCAGGGGAGGAATGTGGGTCACCCCCCAGCTCCTCAACCCCATCTGCCGATCAGCGGGACCATGTGGCCTACCCGGCGGGTGTCCTGCTTGCCGCTGGAGCTGCCTGGCGAGTGAGAGAAAGTTCTACCAGTGCCGATCAGATTCCTGGGGCGACTGGGACTGCCACCGAGAGAAGCCGTGGTACTACTGGAGGGGGCACCGGCGCGGCTACACCGAAGTGGGACTGTCACGCCGCTTCTGCCACGCAATCACAACAGACAGAGCAGCGGGGGAGGAGGGCAGTCGCCAGTGACTTCTTCAGCCCGCAGCCTTCGGAGAAAGACAGGGCGGAGGAGGCGCTGACAACATCTGAGGATGGAGCAGAGGCCGCCAGTGACGTCTTCACCCGGCAGCCTTGGGAGGAAGATAGGGCGGAGGGGGCGCTGACAACATCAGAGTGTGCCAGTGACGTCTTCAGCCGGCAGCCTTTGGAGGAAGACAGGGCGGAGGGGGCGCAGACAACATCAGAGGATGGAGAAGAGGCCGCCAGTGACGTCTTCAGCCGGCAGCCTTGGGAGGAAGAGAGGTTGGAGGGGGCGCTGACAACATCAGAGGATGGAGCGATGGACGCCAGTGAAGTCTTCAGCCAACGGCCTTGGGAGGAAGACAGGTCGGAGGGGGAGCTGACAACATCAGAGGATGGAGAAGAGGCCGCCAGTGAAGTCTTCAGCCGACGGCCTTGGGAGGAAGACAGGGCAAAGGGGAAGCTGACAACATCGAAGGAGGGAGCGGAGGACCCCGGGGACGACCCTCTGCCGGGTTCTGACACAGGGCTGCAGGGATCCGTATCGGCGACTGTGCGGTCTGGTGTCACAGGGCAGCCTG GTTCAGAATGTTTGGTGTGGATCCTTGGCCATAACTATGTTGTCTTGGGAGCAGCACATGCTGGTCTTAACCCTGATGGTCTACAGTTGGGATTTCCCAGGGAACAGGTCAGGATCAAATGGATCGGGGTCCCGGGGATGTTATGGTCCAGGGTCTTGCCTGAGGTAAATCACTATTCCAGGCTTGACAGGCCCCCCGACGTGCTCCTTCTTCATGTGGGAGGCAATGACCTAGGGTTTCGCACCTCATACGACTTGCATATGGATATCAAATCTGATTTCCTGAGCTTGCGGTCCTCGTTCCCCAAAACTGTTGTCGTGTGGTCTGATATTGTGGCTAGGACTTCCTGGAAATTGGCGATCTCTGTGGCAAAGCTTAACAAAGCTAGGAAGAAAATAAACAGAGAGATGACAAAATTTTTTGTCCGTAACGGTGGCTTAGCGATTCGCCATGGCGACATGGAAAAGGAACCTCAGCTGTTCCTGAGAGAGGACGGGGTTCATTTGAATTCGGTGGGGATCGACCTTTGGTGCTTAGGTCTGCAGGAAGGAATCGAGCGTGCCCTTCGGGTGTGGCGGGCCGCCCAGGCGTAA